The Montipora capricornis isolate CH-2021 chromosome 3, ASM3666992v2, whole genome shotgun sequence genome window below encodes:
- the LOC138040424 gene encoding putative nuclease HARBI1, whose protein sequence is MALHGFLLAVLDDDEDCHDLIESDDDTFVLAVGSTVMRRSLSRIQGYFEETVPSYFGDEFKSHFRLTRNTCELLTREIVASGYLNVGLNRFGRTPIPPEKQSLIYLWMLANGSETSRQVADRFDVTMSSCGRVLRKVNTAILSILPRYLKWPNVAEMREISQSFEDGGMPGTIGAIDGTFIKIKAPGVDSESYICRKKFYALQLQIVCDNNMVLTDVLAGWPGSVHDSRVLRNSSLFATSGNKFPADYHIIGDGGYPLMRWLMTPFRNNGHLQPNQLRFNNTLSSSRQIVERAISLLKGRWRKLGHLNHLSVKLMTKIVMGACVLHNVTLIHDDFDESYFLDDDDDDDDDDDNDDNVHDGNCRDRTAELKRQHLSNIISG, encoded by the exons atggCGCTACACGGGTTTTTGTTGGCTGTTTTGGACGACGACGAGGACTGTCATGACTTGATAGAGTCCGACGACGACACTTTTGTCCTTGCTGTGGGTTCTACAGTTATGCGACGAAGCCTCAGTAGAATCCAAGGCTACTTCGAAGAAACTGTACCATCGTATTTTGGGGACGAATTTAAAAGTCACTTTCGGCTGACTCGTAACACCTGTGAGCTGCTCACGCGAGAAATTGTTGCCTCTGGCTACCTTAATGTGGGTTTAAACCGGTTCGGAAGGACCCCAATTCCTCCAGAGAAACAAAGTTTGATTTATTTGTGGATGCTGGCTAATGGTAGCGAGACTTCAAGACAAGTGGCCGATCGCTTCGATGTCACTATGAGTAGTTGCGGTAGAGTGCTGAGAAAAGTAAATACTGCCATCCTGTCAATTCTTCCACGCTATCTAAAGTGGCCTAATG TCGCGGAAATGAGAGAAATCTCACAGAGTTTTGAAGATGGAGGAATGCCTGGAACAATTG GTGCCATAGACGGGACCTTCATAAAGATCAAGGCACCCGGTGTAGACTCAGAGTCATACATTTGTAGGAAAAAGTTTTATGCTTTACAATTGCAG ATTGTTTGTGATAATAACATGGTCCTCACAGATGTATTGGCAGGTTGGCCTGGATCTGTCCATGATTCCAgagttctcagaaactcttctcTTTTTGCCACTTCTGGAAACAAGTTTCCCGCAGATTACCACATCATTGGGGATGGGGGCTACCCACTTATGAG ATGGCTCATGACTCCTTTCAGGAATAACGGTCACTTACAACCAAATCAGCTCCGTTTCAACAATACCTTGTCATCATCCAGACAGATTGTAGAGCGTGCAATTAGTCTTTTGAAGGGGAGATGGAGAAAACTGGGCCATTTGAACCATTTAAGCGTAAAGCTTATGACTAAGATAGTAATGGGAGCCTGTGTCTTGCATAATGTCACTCTTATTCATGATGATTTTGATGAAAGTTATTTcctggatgatgatgatgatgatgatgatgatgatgacaatgatgataatgTCCATGATGGCAACTGCCGGGACAGAACAGCTGAGCTAAAGCGTCAACATCTATCAAACATTATCAGTGGTTAA